The nucleotide sequence TTTGCTGCCCTGCAGgtaaagagagagtgtgtgtgtctctgtgtgtgaatgCCTGATCTCAGTTTTCCTGTTACAGCGTTGTTGTGTCAGGGTCTGAAATCTGAAGACCTGCAGTCCTCTTTTCGTTCGTCGATGGGCACATTGCCTTTTCAACCGCAAGCTAATGAATTGGATGGGCTTCCGGCCCAGAGCTGAGCCATGTGGCTGCCAGTTCTGCTGCTGCATGCATATTAAAACTTGGCTATTGTACAGTGATGCAGAAGGAGTTAATGGGGGCATTATCAAACATAATTCCCAATGGGCTTCTCAATTTGCCTGAATCTCAATCAATTACCTTTTTATTTCTGACTCATAgttaacagaaaaagaagagtCATTAGGCTTTTGAACAAAAAATATTCTAATGAATAATGAAAGCAATTAACTTGAAAGACATTAATGTACCCCACTTTTTATCTACGTGAGGCAAGTGTCACGTTTAATGCCTGGAAACCAGACCAAGTGAGTCATCAGACgaagaaaatgaaacattatATCCTAGTTTTCCTAAATGTTCATGTCGATGTATTCTTACAACATCAAATTATCCTATGTTTATCCTTATCCTTCAAACCTTGAGGCAGCTTGCCGAAGAGCTGGACTATAAATTCACAGAAATCAAGTCAACACACGAATTACTCTTTTGAGTCCAGTctaaggaggaggagaaatggGAAGCAGTGGAAGTGATATACAGATGTGACGCCCTTTAGCCTCCTCAGGTAGCCCCCTGTACCCTGGGGGTGGTGCACATGCTATTCCTGACCCTCATAAACTGCAAGTGCCAAGACCTGAGGACGCCACCCTGTCCTCACCCCCGGGGTAATTATAGAGCATCTCGGGCCACAGCACCCAGTGCCTCGGCCCAGACCACCCGACCCCCCAGCGAGACCCTGTCTCATAGACCTGCTCGCATTCTTCTAAAAGCCCTCTTACACTCAGAGGTGTAAGGTGTGTTTCATCAGACCGGTTATAATTACACTTAACTGGTTTCGTGTTACTCTTCCTGAGAGAGATGCTAATCCGAGTTGGGTGTTTAGACTGGCAGCCACTCTGTCACTACCTGTCTGTTAGCGGTTTTGTAGCTGCTACTATGTTTCAGCTGGATACTATGAGCTCAGGGGTTTTTAGCTAATGTTTCACTGGTGATACACAGGGTCTAAATAAAGAGCATGATTGTCCACGACCAGTATGTTGCTATGATGCTATCATCTGGGTGTTATATGTTGCCGgtaaatattaatgaggtagtTGGGAGTCAAGAAAAAGTGACCGACCTTAGGGGCATAGGTTGGACTTTGTATCTCAGCCACTCATAAACCCGAACCGGAAACAACCCCCTCCCCCCAGTTTTTAAAAGACTTTCAGGGTGGAATAAGCGGAGGAGTGGAGCGTCATGTCGAGCCCTTTGTCCCACATTCTGTAACCGTAGCTGGTTAAAGCCTCACATATCTCCCTCAAACTCTGCCTCTgtatctctcactctctcaacAGCTGTTCATTCATATATTAGTGGGGGGTTGTTGAGGGGTTGACATTATAAATGCCATTTGTCAACAAGTTGTATTTAGTGTCTGTGACTCACACTGAGAGGGAAACATGGTCAGGTTTTCAGGAGCAATGTGGGCGATTAGTCTGTCTAAAATGTTACTACCCTCACTCGTTGGTACCAGAATAATGAATCTTGTGTTATGTTCTAATGTACACATTGAATTAGATGATGACATGATTCAATAATCAGGCATATTCCTTTaagattttgtctttatttgtttaattgtttgttCATAATGCATGTCACAACGAGCATCACATTTTAGCAGcatttaaaaatatgattttgtAATTGAAGAATATGTTGAAAACTTTCTGATGGCTCTTAAGATATAACATTTTGTCCGGCAGTCTAAACCTTAATGAAATAAATTGTGTCTATGTAGGACTGCTTTCTGAGTGCTTAAGCTGAGTTTAAATCCGGGAAAATGTCACGGACGGTCGTTAGGGAACATCCTGAGTTCTCAATAATGGCCCCATCCTGTTGAATCAGTGTTTGAGGTTTCTAAAGAATGTCTCTTATTCTAGTTTAACATGCGTTCACAGGAAAACAATTTTCAGAGCCTGTTACAGTTAAAAAACATGCTGAGAGAGCATGTTGTACAAACCATATGGCTCTATTCTCTCAGTGGGTAATCACCAGCCACCTTACCCTCTCCTTCATCCTGAAACTAGTCAACTCATCTTCATCTctttcaaagttaaaaaaaatcattgttttgtcgCTGGTAAACTCAATGGTGCATACTGGGCAGCACTTGCTAACATAAATGCCAACACATGTTAAAGTATTTATATGGCAATTATCACAGACCAATTCACTTTTATAAGACAAAGTTGGAGGGTTTATGTGTCGGTAGCACACATAGCAGGAAACTTTATAGATATCAATAAAACTTTTTTGATGAAGGTGTCGGAACAGCTAACATTTTCTAGCAAAGCGTATCTCCATCTCTGCCATCCTGTTCTTTTGTTGCATCGATATCTTGGAATGGTTGTTGAAGACAAATCTTGTGCATGGAAACACTCTGTAACCTGAAGGTTGTAGGCTATAGCAGTGCTGTGAAAAGACCTTGAAATCTTTCTCACAGAATCATAAACTTTTCTCCAACTAGCCTCTGCTGTCATGCATATAATGATAATTAGATTGTGAAAAGTTCTGAAATCATTAAACAGTTTCATGAATCTCCATACACTATCCTGTAATATTTTCAAATCTTTTGGTGCAGATGTTGAAGTGCTATAAATACCATGTAAATATGTAGAATCCCTGGTTTTACACAGAAAATGTGCTCAAACATAGATGAAAAATTATCCTAACTGGgactgtttctttctttttctcagtaCCACATCAACAAGCTGTCAATCATGTCTTCAGACAACCACATGAATAACAGCGAGAAGGAGGTGGATGAGGTGGATGCGGCCCTGTCGGACCTAGAGATCACTTTGGAGGGAGGGAAGACGTCCAACACACTGGTACGACAACAGCTTCACATTCACTGCAGGAAATACCTTTTGGTCGCAGGTTACAAATTCCCAAATTGTCGCTGCTTGGCAGTGCGTTTGACCCTCTGTTTCTCTATTGTATGATGATGACGTCTCCTGTCATCATGGATAATTAAACAGGAGCGGAAACTTACAGACACTGTACAGTGAGGAGGGGAAATGACGATGAATTTCCCAGAGAGTGTTAAGTTTCACACTGTTGTTTATGAGGCCTGCATCTGACAAAAGACTGGGGGTGTGAGATATTTGACACTTAAGCAAATAAACCCAGCACCGGCTGAACACGTCGAAAATGTGTGTCCATTATTATAGCAGCCCCGTCCGGCTTTAAGAACTTGTAAAGTTTATACAGCTTATCGGAGGAAACTGAGCTCTGAGATATTGCATAAGAAGCGTTTTCTTTAGCATGCTCTACTGAGTAGTGACATTGAAAGTGTACAGAGTTGAGCCTTAGATCATTGTTTTGGTTCTTTTTGACCACTTTAACATTAAAGTTTTCCAGGTTCATactaacagtgttttttttgttctttcctgTTAGGGTGACATCACGTCTATTCCTGAGCTAGCGGACTACGTCAAAGTCTTCAAGTACGTCCACAGCCACCTCATCCAGACCACATGCACTTGTGCTGTTATCAAAAACAACTGTGCTTGAGTGCGTGCAAAGATTGCATTTGTCCAAAAGATGCTGACTCTGTCAAAGAAGCAGGAAATAAAAGGTTTCAGAGCTAAATGAGCAAGCTGTTGTCTGGTTTGCATCAGTATAATAGGCAGCATTGTTTGCCAAAGGGCATTTGCAGGCTGAGCTTTCAGTTTAGCTTTTCAAAGTGATTACACTTGGACCAAGCATATTTTTAACCATATTCATTTTTGGCTTCAAGCCTCTGCTGACAGGCAGGTGGCCCCTGGGGTGGTTGTCTCATAAAATGTATAAACCACAGGGAGCGATATCAAGAGGCTTTTCCTCTCTAATGGTTTTCCATTAAGGTTCACGTCCAATGCTGGCTCCTTTTCCTGTTCACCTCACTGACATTGCATTTGAGATGCCCTCTTTTTCACCTCCCTCCTTTGTACTCCTGTATGATCTCCCCTCCCCCACTCTCCCTCTTGACCACTAATAAAGAAAagggggtgttttttttttccatctgaagTCTAACATGTCTTCCTCCGTCTGTTTATATATTTTCCAGACCCAAGAAACTGACACTGAAGGGCTATAAGCAATACTGGTGCACGTTCAAGGACATCACAATTTCCTGTTACAAGAGCAAAGAGGAAGCACATGGGACACCTGCTCACCAAATGAATCTTAGAGGTGCGAACACACAAGAGATGTCATTTCATATCCATGCAGGAATGTTAATGGTACATGTGGTGGTGTTTCCAAAGAAAGGGTGTGACCTTTTGGCCTCTTCTCCCACTCTGCATTTTGGCTTCCATGCGTAGGTTGTGAGGTAACTCCAGATGTTAACATCTCGGGTCAGAAATTCAACATCAAGTTGCTAATCCCTGTGGCTGATGGCATGAATGAGATCTGGCTCCGGTGTGACACAGTAAGACTCGAGTTTTAGTGCACCATTTATGATCGTTTTCTTTTTGGCCGATTCCTAAACATCAGTGTTTGACTTTCCTCTACTCCAGGAGAAACAATACGCCCATTGGATGGCTGCGTGTCGCCTGGCCTCCAAAGGCAAGACCATGGCCGACAGCTCTTACAACCTGGAGGTCCAGAACATTCTGTCCTTCCTCAAGATGCAACACATGAACCCTGACCCTCAGTTCATTGAGCCAATCACCACAGACATCAACCCAGAGTGCCTGGTGTCCCCGCGCTACCTGAAGAAGTACAAGAACAAGCAGGTAAGCCTTTGCACACTGTCTTTCTGTCACTGTGTATTGTGTGAGCTTGTGTACTTGTTTGATGAGTCGGTTGTGGAGTTTAGACGAACAGCGTCTGATGCTTCCCAGATGGGCGCCTCCTGGCATCGCGCTTGTCTTGCACTGGAATGCAGCCTCCCTCTACTCCCCCCTCCTttactctcctcctcttccctccattCCTTCTCCCCACCCCCAACCCTCTGTCCGAGGGGAAACCAGGACAGCAGACATCCAAACCACTCAACAAGAGTACAGTAGAGCTGCTTCATGTCGGACTGTAATGGATACTTCCTCTGCTCCAGCCTTTGTTCTTGGAGACAAAAGAGTGGAGATCTCAGTCATTGAACATGTAGGTGATAAATTAATCTGGCGCGAATCAGAATATATTTGTCGAAACACAACAATAAGGAGCCACCGCGGCCAACATTTTAACAACCAGGTGTGAAGCTTACACACTGAGAATGAATTGACTTTCTTGCAAGCGTTAGGTAAAGTCCACAATGTGCCCAGCGGATTTGCATGCAAGCAACAGGCTGGTGTGTGTACAATGGAACAGCTGAGCACACGGCTGCCATAGCCGTGTTAGCTGGGGATGGgtgcgggagggagggagggaggagggtaTTACCTCCTTGTAGCTTACTCACTCAATCtggatttgtttaagttgtagTAGAAAAGTGGAATGTTGCTAGGAGGTTAAAGAGATATTTGGAGGGTGTTGGTGGTACAGTAAGTGATGACTCAGGAACAGTCTGGGCCAAAGCCTGAAATATACTGGACGTCTAAAGAGAGTGAGAGGTGGACAGAAAGATTGATTCAGGTCCTGTTCATGGTTGTTAACATAGCTGGTTGAGTCTGTGTGCTGTAGGCAAGTTCTTCTAGTGGGCCACAATAGAAATCAGGCTTGTTCTTTGTCTCTGCGATACTTCTGTGTTCCCATTCATATGGGACTGCTGTAATCCCTGGACGTCACTGTTCAGAAAATTGCGGTTTCACACACCGTGCTGCTAAAAATTCAGAATGAACCGAAAATGACAGAAGTGCTCAAGAAAGATTCAGTTCTCCTTCTCGTTATGTGTcactttttctccctttttaaGACCACTTAGGAAATCCCTCTATTATGGGTTTGACAAAAAACATCTATTCTTAGATGAGTCATGATTCTCTCTTAAAGGATTATATCTCGATGAGGgcgagttttttttattattattagttatttTTGATGGTCCGGCAGAGAGACGAGCACTGGTCCACTTCTTGGTTAGCTTCTGCTCCACAAGCACTCGGAACTTTCTCTACTGTTATTTACCTTAGAGGAGTTATTTCATTGGTTTTTCCTGTAAATCTGAAACATGATTCTGAGGATATTCTACAGTCTAAGACTTAACTAGCCCAGCATTTAAATCAAGATGAAACATTAATCATTCTGCGTGCCATCAAAACCTTATGACCTGTGGTTATTGAATGCGAAACATGATCGCTGTTGTTTTATCTCGGTTGAAATCATGAGCTGCTCAGATGTCACAGTCCACTGTCCACAGACCCATATTCTTTAGAATATAGGCATAAAACTCATGTATCATGTGTCAGTTTTTCTCAGAAGGacaaatggtgaaaaaaaaaccctgcatgACATAATACTTTGCCCGGAATAGAAGCTAGCATGAACAGGGAGCAGGACCTGGACTTTTTTAGAACGAGGGTGTGCGTTTGTCTGGGGCAGTGTTCTTTCTCATTTCCCAGTCCCACTCTGATCAGGGGTATCCCCAGGCACAACATGAAATAGCAGTGGcattatgtacagtatgtgtatgtgcccgcacactcacacacacgtgtaCTTGCGTATAGAGGGCGTAGGGCACCAGGAAATGAGTCGTGCCCGAGAATGCTGCGCGGGAAAAACTGTCTGGGAAAAGCCCGCGACCCCTCCCCACCTCCCTTAAACTGGACTTCCTGTTTCAGGACTGGCCCTAAGAGACTTCCGTGCGGCAGCTCCCGgcggatacacacacacaggaatttTTAGATTAGTTGGAGCAGTGTTGTCTCAGGTCAAATCTATACATTTACACCAGAGAAAAGCAAACATTAGCGACATGATAATAAACTCCTGGAGGACGGTGACATGGCACTCCTTCGTCCCGGTGCTGCTTAGTACACACCGCCATCTTGTGGCTAAAAGGAGAATTAAGAAGAAGCTGTGTGATTATTTTAATGGCCTCAATGTGAAAGCTTGCTAAGAATAAACAGACATTATCTAGACCTGAAATGTACAGCTACCACTTCCTGGACGTGGAACCACTCAAACGTTGCGTAAAttccctcttttctttcatAAATGACAGAGTCTGACTGCCattgtgctctctctctccctcctgtggCTGAATACTGCATGACTCCCAACATCCCCTGTCtccactgtgtttctgtttttataattatGACCTCCTACTTTGTTTTTGGATCTTTCCCTTCGACAGTGATCTTACCTGCCTGTTCTCTTTGTCcaatctttcctttttttctctcctcttgtttGCGCCTCCTTCATTCCTCTGTGTCCCTCTTCCATTCCCTCCTCCCGTCTTCAGCCAGGCTCTATCAGGGACTTGGTAAGTTGAGTCATGTGTCCATCGGGTGCCTTTTTAAGTCTTAGATACcttctgtgtgtgcatgagtgtgtaaGCTCTGAACACTTTTTGTGTCTGGGTCGCCTCACCTAACCATCAGTAGCACAGCTGTCATGTCATAGTGGCCGTTAGTCACAGTAGAATAGATCCTTCCTGTTcgtgtgtttgtcatttgtttaatgtttttccGGAGCCATCACACATGCAAGGACACATTAATCTATCATGATAGAGATGCATCGAttgcaattttttaaaaagtctgaccagccaattctgaatttctttctGTCTAAGAACTATAATTAACAgcatacacaaacattttctgacCTTCTTTTGATGAAAAACTCAATTGTATGTTCCAAATAAAACACTGGCtaataaataactaataaaaaTTGGCCATCCGTCAGTTAGCGGTTAGCATATGTGTAGATGTGACCGGCAATGAATTGGATATGTCTGACACTGACCTGCCCGTCACGATCACAGCCGTTATTGCAGAAAACTGCCCGATTCCAGTCCCTGGCAGGTGGATCGGTGCGCCTCTTATCAATACAACCACTGGCTGTTTGTGTTGCTACGTTAATGGTATGGAAAACCAGTGAGGGTACAAAAAAGGGACATTCTGTCAAATAAATGGACCTTGCAGgctttttgcatgttttagccCATTAAACTCAAGTTCCATATTCTACAAACTGATGCCAACCATTTTTCAAAACAactcaaaagttttttttagatCGAGAGAagctttaatgtgtttttacttcTCTGTCTGTACAACATGAAAAGACTATAAACCTTGCATGCTAGTAATCCATCACAGTAAagatctttttgtttgttgttttttgttttatttttatgtggATGTGCTTACGAGAAGCTGCAACAAGTCCCTTAATTGCTTctgcacaacaacaaaatgattGAGCTCATCCACAAATCCCCGACACCcacatttgatcattttttttccttctaaatTTTGTTTTTACGATACAGCTCGAGAATGCAACGCAAATCAGCAGCTGGCTGAAGCATGTAGGAGTTTTGCAAAGTGAAGTTCACTGCGATGGATAAATTACGTCTGCTGGTTTCTATACTGCGATCACAAACTAAGAAAAGCTCATCCATAACCCTTAAACTCTTAGAGAGGAGGTCACTCCAGGTGATACACTGCTCCCCCTAGTTGAGCGGGTGCCTGCAGCCCTGAAAAGGATTTAGGGTCAGTAGGgagatgcacacatgcatgcacactcGCGCAGATTGGCAGCTTTTTTGGCTCATTAACTCTAGTCTGGCTCCTCAGGGGGCTCATaggttcatgtttgtttgtctgtgccgTGTGAAGTAGACTGTTACTGTGACAGCTCTCTGGTTATTGGCTTACAGTTTGTGTCCTGATGGCTTAATGGAAGCAGCCACGGCTTGTTTACACAGTGGGTTTGTGTGGGTgctagtgtgtgtatgtgtgtgggtgtggatATGGGTGCATCAGGTGGTTGAAGTGTGGCAATAagatgcatttgtttttataagtTTGGAGTGTAATATTGTGTGTGTAATGAGTGCGATTGTGTATTTGTCAGATTTCCGCCCGGATCCTTGAAGCCCACCAGAACGTGGCCCAGATGAGTCTCATCGAGGCCAAGATGCGCTTCATCCAGGCGTGGCAGTCCCTGCCTGAGTTTGGAATCACTCATTTCCTTGCCAAGTACGTTTGGTCATACCTGTTGAATGTCTTTTATATTCTATGATAACAGATCCATGCCTTTACCCAGAAGATAAAATCCCTGAACGTGGAAAATCTAGTAAAACAACCATTATGAGAGCTCATGTGGGAGAAGCAATTTAAATATGATCAAAACTACACAACTTCACAGTGgatcctcttcttctcctctgcagGTTCCAGGGTGGAAAGCGGGAGGAGCTGATCGGCATCACCTACAACCGTCTGATCCGGATGGATGCCAGCACTGGAGATGCTATCAAGACCTGGCGCTTCAGCAACATGAAACAGTGGAACGTCAACTGGGAGATCAAGATGGTAGGGAACGCACCGAATACCCTTAAATATAATTTATACTGTACCAGATATTTTTAGGCTATTGTCACTCAGTGTTGGAGGTTAATTTGAGTTGATTAAGGGGAAGTATTTAAGGCCTTCAACTCTAATGTATATGtaaaagtgatgtcatttgagTCAGCATCAGTTGGGGCTGAAGACTGCAAGTGTGAAAAGTGTTAAAAAAGATGCAAGCTCACTAGACCAGTGCAGCCCACTCCTAATCTCTTTGAGACTAGCTTCTTAAGGCTAAATTAGCCTCTGTTAGCATAACACACAGCTGAGACCAACTGAGCTGCTTTGTGGGTAAtggtaggcaccaggttttgactAGGAAGACACATGGAATcgaacaacaaacaacaaacaataattGTCAAAACAGATTTTCTGTTTTGACAATTATTGTTTGTTGCAAACTGTCTAATGTAAGTCTGACAATGTTACAATTATATGCCACATTTTTGGGAGTATTCTTTGTAGTCAATTAGTAGAATATCAGAACAAAAATAACTTTCAGGTTGTCAGACATAattattttctggttttcctcattttaaaaagtaaattgaATATCATCTTGGTTTGTGATTTGATTggcaaacacaaaaagacaggCCAAGTTGATTGGggcattaaaataaattaacttaAAGCTTCATAAGCTGCACAGAGCCACACAGTTTGTTGTTTGAATCTGCAGCACTAGCAAGCCTTCCACAACGCTGGAGTATTGCTCACCTGAGGAAAAACCACCCATGTGGAAATTATCTGGATACCATCAGAAGTAATCAAAGGGAACATGGCGCATCTGTAGCAAACAAATTACAGTAATGGCTCATTCATAGAGTCTGCAGGAGGAGCATGATTACATTTCACTTGTCTTCACCGAATCGTGACTGACGTGTTCTGCTCTGTGTGCTCCAGGTGACGGTGGAGTTTGCAGACGAGCCCAGTCTGTCCTTCATCTGCGCCGAGGTGGACTGTAAGGTGGTCCACGAGTTCATCGGTGGCTACATCTTCCTGTCCACGCGTGCCAAGGACCAGAACGAGTCCCTAGACGAGGAGATGTTCTATAAGCTGACCAGTGGCTGGGTCTGAGCTGCCCAGAACCACCGGGGGTCAACGATTGTAGGTCAGGGGGCCAGGAGGGGGAGTGGCTGGGTGTGGGGGTGGGCGGTTGAACCACAGTGTACGgggtttattttattctatttctcagtgggttttttttgtttttttaaatcatttgggGCTGTGCTGATGAGTCCAGAACAGCACTACTATCGCCATGGCTGACAGTTTTTATTGTTatagttttttggttttttttgcattaacgCTGACAAGGTCATTTGTTACAACACTAATTTTCTGGTGAATGGATGAACTTTTTCGAAAACCCCTGTGGTTGAGCAGAAGCCTTACACAAACCCTGAACCAGGGAAGCTTCTCTGTTTTCCtacgatgacgatgacgatgacgatgacgacGACCACcacctgcctcctctcctcctggaCTTATGGCCATCAACTTACGTCCATGACAACCCTTTAAAACCAATCAGATTTAATCCCAAAgaatctttctctctctctctctcgctgtcattttttttctctctttctagAACTGGACTAAAGGAGCTGACGGAAAAACTGTCATTAAAACTTACCGTAAATTGTTGTGCCACGGATATTTACAGCTATATCAAATTATTTATCCTAAAAGACAGATTTTATCAGACAGCAGTGGCCACTGATCACAGCACTACATGTCCATCCTGTCCGCTCTATGAAGGGTTTAATCTCTTTGAAGTCACATGTAAGCACTTCGACACTATACAAGTCCTGTTTATGAATAAGCTGTTGTTAAAATTTCCTTTTTTGCTTTTCGTTGTCTTTTGTTTCAGAGCTTGGCCAGAACGATTTTGAAATCTCATTGTACTAGCAGACAGGTGTGACGTCGAGGAACCTCggttatgttttgtatttaatagACTGCTAACAGTGAGCGTGTCTGAAAAACGCACTACAGTTCAGTGCACTGGGATGAGTGTTTTGTGGGTTTGAACATCTTTTTCCAATTTATGTTAAAGTCctctgtgcaaaaaaaagttCATCTTAAAAAGTCATTCGTTCTAGTAAAGTCTATGTAGAGtttcttaaaggtccagtgtctAGGATTTGGTGGCATCTAgcggtgaggttgcagattgtaATCAGCTGTATATGCTATAGTTTTACAAATAAGTGTGTCTGTTCTGGACTATAcataacaaaaagcaaaattCTGAATAGTATATTCTATTTCTGCCCCTTAATCCAAACAAATCCTGCACAAAGAaccttttaaaaagaaacttgatttaaaaaatatatcagaaGCGACATGACTTTTTAAGATGCCTCCCTGAATTTTAGACCGCCCCCCCCCTTTTTTGAAGGAAACgcttttttcctcttctgttctggaAGTGCACATTCAAAACCTCATGTGCCAAACTGCATTCATACTTTGCCAAACGTGTCTGTTAATGGCTGCTGTTCCGACCACAGTTACAAGCTGCTAAATCTCAACAGCATGTTTGGAATTGCATCCAGAGGTCTGAAACCCTTTGACGCCTCATTGCTTAAGTGCATGTACACTACATAACAGGAGGGGCTCATCACTCCCATGCTCCACCTTTTTAGTTTTATCGCCATTCTGTTTCTCACACCatatagtattattattattattattattattgttattattattattattatattatagttTTTATCATTACACACCAGCAAAAGGTCACCAAGTTTGAAGAATGAATATGCaacgttttttttcctgtcctcAGTATGAAGGATCAGTAAATgaagtattattttttttgtaactaatgtaaaaacacaaacattttatagaattgtacagttttttgtttttttctgctcttttgGGAAAGAGGGGGGAAGCCATCTGTCAACATGTGTAGTATTCAGAATTGTGCCTGCTTATGTTGTGGTCTTACTGAGTTTTCAGATGAagatatatatgaatatatatgaaGATAACACTAGTCTCAAACTCCAGGTTTGATTTAAGATATTTGTCGAGTacatattgtaatttttttttttaaaatatagaTACGTATGCCTTCTCAATgtgctctctttttttcttgcatttcaGCTTCATTTTAttggtttttcttctttctcttctacCACTTGTGGATCACAATGTCCGTTCGTGGCCCTGAGTTGTGTTTTTTAGCTCAATCTTTAGACTGACAGTGATACTTAATCTGCAGCAAATTTGATTTGCTCattgccttttaaaaaaaaaaaaaatcttcacttATTCATCTGGTTTTGTCACTAAATGAAGTGTGCCATTTAATAATGTCCGTATGAAGGAAGCCTACATTGTTTAGACCCTGGAGTTTGAGACAAATCGGCAAAAGTGAACAGAAGTAAGAGAAAACCAAACCTggtctgtgtttattttctctgatgttgtttttttgtttgcctcCAGTGTCAGGAGCCAGCGGTGCAtgtcctgctgctctgttttctgactgtaaaaatgcatttattttaaaaaataaagtaatttttatttaaagacGGTGTCCTCTGGTTTCCGTTTGCCCTAACAGTGTTTAAAGTGATACAGCTGGTGGGATTTCTATATTATACCtgttgtcaacaaatcccatgcaAATACAGGGACTAACAATGTCTTAGGATAGATTTAAATCATAGAAAGCAGTGAACAAATATTTAGGTTATTTACACTGACATCGTCAACCCgacattaatcattaat is from Sparus aurata chromosome 16, fSpaAur1.1, whole genome shotgun sequence and encodes:
- the fermt2 gene encoding fermitin family homolog 2 isoform X4, with the protein product MALDGIRMPDGCYADGTWELKMHVTDLHRDVSLRVTGEIHIGGVMLKLVEKLDVKKDWSDHALWWEKKKTWLLKTHWTLDKYGIQADARLLFTPQHKLLRLQLPNMKHMKVKVNFSDRVFKAVSDICKTFNIRHPEELSLLRKPRDPKKKKKKLEEAEEDDLELEGPLLTPGSGSIYSSPGLYSKTMTPTYDSRDGSPLSPTSAWFGDSPLSEGNPSILAVSQPISSPDILVKLYKPQSLLDKAKINQGWLDSSRSLMEQDVKENEVLLLRFKYHSFFDLNPKYDAIRVNQLYEQAKWAILLEEIECTEEEMMMFAALQYHINKLSIMSSDNHMNNSEKEVDEVDAALSDLEITLEGGKTSNTLGDITSIPELADYVKVFKPKKLTLKGYKQYWCTFKDITISCYKSKEEAHGTPAHQMNLRGCEVTPDVNISGQKFNIKLLIPVADGMNEIWLRCDTEKQYAHWMAACRLASKGKTMADSSYNLEVQNILSFLKMQHMNPDPQFIEPITTDINPECLVSPRYLKKYKNKQISARILEAHQNVAQMSLIEAKMRFIQAWQSLPEFGITHFLAKFQGGKREELIGITYNRLIRMDASTGDAIKTWRFSNMKQWNVNWEIKMVTVEFADEPSLSFICAEVDCKVVHEFIGGYIFLSTRAKDQNESLDEEMFYKLTSGWV
- the fermt2 gene encoding fermitin family homolog 2 isoform X1; this translates as MALDGIRMPDGCYADGTWELKMHVTDLHRDVSLRVTGEIHIGGVMLKLVEKLDVKKDWSDHALWWEKKKTWLLKTHWTLDKYGIQADARLLFTPQHKLLRLQLPNMKHMKVKVNFSDRVFKAVSDICKTFNIRHPEELSLLRKPRDPKKKKKKLEEAEEDDLELEGPLLTPGSASEIIYIGPVKGSIYSSPGLYSKTMTPTYDSRDGSPLSPTSAWFGDSPLSEGNPSILAVSQPISSPDILVKLYKPQSLLDKAKINQGWLDSSRSLMEQDVKENEVLLLRFKYHSFFDLNPKYDAIRVNQLYEQAKWAILLEEIECTEEEMMMFAALQYHINKLSIMSSDNHMNNSEKEVDEVDAALSDLEITLEGGKTSNTLGDITSIPELADYVKVFKPKKLTLKGYKQYWCTFKDITISCYKSKEEAHGTPAHQMNLRGCEVTPDVNISGQKFNIKLLIPVADGMNEIWLRCDTEKQYAHWMAACRLASKGKTMADSSYNLEVQNILSFLKMQHMNPDPQFIEPITTDINPECLVSPRYLKKYKNKQPGSIRDLISARILEAHQNVAQMSLIEAKMRFIQAWQSLPEFGITHFLAKFQGGKREELIGITYNRLIRMDASTGDAIKTWRFSNMKQWNVNWEIKMVTVEFADEPSLSFICAEVDCKVVHEFIGGYIFLSTRAKDQNESLDEEMFYKLTSGWV
- the fermt2 gene encoding fermitin family homolog 2 isoform X3, which translates into the protein MALDGIRMPDGCYADGTWELKMHVTDLHRDVSLRVTGEIHIGGVMLKLVEKLDVKKDWSDHALWWEKKKTWLLKTHWTLDKYGIQADARLLFTPQHKLLRLQLPNMKHMKVKVNFSDRVFKAVSDICKTFNIRHPEELSLLRKPRDPKKKKKKLEEAEEDDLELEGPLLTPGSGSIYSSPGLYSKTMTPTYDSRDGSPLSPTSAWFGDSPLSEGNPSILAVSQPISSPDILVKLYKPQSLLDKAKINQGWLDSSRSLMEQDVKENEVLLLRFKYHSFFDLNPKYDAIRVNQLYEQAKWAILLEEIECTEEEMMMFAALQYHINKLSIMSSDNHMNNSEKEVDEVDAALSDLEITLEGGKTSNTLGDITSIPELADYVKVFKPKKLTLKGYKQYWCTFKDITISCYKSKEEAHGTPAHQMNLRGCEVTPDVNISGQKFNIKLLIPVADGMNEIWLRCDTEKQYAHWMAACRLASKGKTMADSSYNLEVQNILSFLKMQHMNPDPQFIEPITTDINPECLVSPRYLKKYKNKQPGSIRDLISARILEAHQNVAQMSLIEAKMRFIQAWQSLPEFGITHFLAKFQGGKREELIGITYNRLIRMDASTGDAIKTWRFSNMKQWNVNWEIKMVTVEFADEPSLSFICAEVDCKVVHEFIGGYIFLSTRAKDQNESLDEEMFYKLTSGWV